In Saccharolobus solfataricus, a genomic segment contains:
- a CDS encoding IS607 family transposase: MLRPKEACQRLGISYATLREYVKKGYIKPVILQSGKWRFREEDIERLMGIIRKRKVILYARVSSSTQKDDLVNQVKYLEEQVKEYDQVITDIGSGLNMKRKGFLKLLRMILNNEVSRVVVAYPDRLVRFGFEILEEVCKAHNCEIVVLNQEDKEEELVEDLMSALVSFSGKLYGMRSHKYEKVKKCAEELKNWKI, translated from the coding sequence ATGCTAAGACCAAAGGAAGCATGCCAAAGACTAGGAATATCCTATGCAACACTTAGAGAATACGTTAAGAAAGGATACATAAAACCAGTTATACTACAGAGCGGAAAATGGAGATTCAGAGAAGAAGACATAGAGAGGCTAATGGGAATTATTAGAAAAAGAAAAGTAATACTTTACGCTAGAGTATCATCTTCCACGCAAAAAGACGATCTAGTAAACCAAGTGAAGTACCTAGAGGAACAAGTCAAAGAATACGACCAAGTAATCACAGACATAGGTTCCGGGTTAAACATGAAGAGAAAGGGGTTCTTGAAGTTGTTGAGAATGATATTAAATAACGAAGTATCACGCGTAGTTGTTGCTTACCCAGACAGACTTGTTAGATTCGGTTTCGAAATCCTAGAGGAAGTGTGCAAAGCACACAACTGTGAAATAGTAGTACTAAACCAAGAGGACAAAGAGGAAGAACTAGTTGAAGACCTAATGTCAGCACTAGTCTCGTTCAGCGGGAAACTGTATGGTATGAGAAGTCATAAATACGAAAAGGTGAAGAAATGTGCTGAAGAACTTAAGAATTGGAAAATTTGA